In the Engraulis encrasicolus isolate BLACKSEA-1 chromosome 9, IST_EnEncr_1.0, whole genome shotgun sequence genome, one interval contains:
- the buc2l gene encoding uncharacterized protein buc2l translates to MAAAAQPTQVPHPRHPAPGAGPGPRPGHYRGPHGEDPHQRTPRPFFYVQPPQPYLPYQWAMPYNPYCGFPAMGYGMVPPFALPPPPPPAPYVDGPSFIMPHTPLHLVDYRQMINPQMINPQMAPAMAYQARRFRYHATQPRVMVSSEVQTEPVEGTTVPSPSRSTSSDGGPNGPGNSGESGRGTCCISTASVSTNTSMSSSPTPARIPDCSEPVVAAATKRLSSSTPFGGAASPKTSRVFQNHVLFQAEEVQIECNGSDFQIAHREETAQLVSETTGPALNSTTGAQVLTMEMEGAVQNLLPQLQPEKLQEDVVVVDVAAGEQITVMAAADSSDATGVPPCPDILLMGASPSAGNVESSPPVPEGSAKKAPTPRAATPRAATPNPATPNATVLNASSADQAENVALDHSTSVVLSTDSKMVSQDKAEVELEVVGQQGLFNSKDPPCKVLHLPFELQFGEVQHMETSVWSVESLMPYIPNREWLIQNGLATHVEDPAESLPQDQEPIVATEADLHDAMMSLPGHDGPSGSWLTDFGNVFYYRKFQPNGQPQPQHCSHARKLKAGLHMSQSSESLSSRRAEESGRRKPRAGVPSDLSDGEGQPTSPRREGLLSPCSRHRQCVCGRSLTKRGSAATSPTPSMKRLRPPNSQPNDPSRSPREGVCKCVPIGGKGNNPTKGSGSDVPGRLNDEDTTDGEASENSLGSLTGVKRSSAQKLLHAGRHSDKCPMAQRSKLREQNCSCDVPRCGHLSWDRGSSMHSQHSQQSDPGWERGFPFGHHSEDRLPRRSLMYDSVPVKGPNHKPHLQSQGSHRKISRC, encoded by the exons ATGGCAGCTGCAGCTCAGCCTACTCAAGTACCCCACCCCCGCCACCCGGCCCCAGGAGCAGGGCCTGGCCCCAGGCCGGGGCATTACAGGGGACCCCACGGCGAGGATCCACACCAGCGTACCCCTCGGCCATTTTTTTATGTGCAACCTCCCCAGCCTTACCTGCCGTATCAATGGGCAATGCCTTATAACCCTTACTGTGGGTTTCCTGCAATGG GTTATGGCATGGTGCCCCCTtttgctctccctcctccaccccctcctgctCCGTATGTTGATGGTCCTAGCTTCATCATGCCCCACACACCGTTGCACTTGGTGGACTACAGGCAGATGATCAACCCACAGATGATCAACCCGCAGATGGCCCCGGCCATGGCCTACCAGGCGCGCCGCTTCCGCTACCACGCCACCCAGCCACGAGTCATGGTCAGCTCAGAAGTCCAGACGGAACCGGTTGAAGGAACAACAGTCCCCAGCCCCTCTCGCAGCACCTCCTCTGACGGTGGACCAAATGGCCCCGGTAATTCAGGGGAGTCGGGACGGGGCACGTGCTGCATCAGCACGGCGTCGGTTTCGACCAACACCTCCATGTCTAGTTCGCCCACTCCAGCGAGGATCCCTGACTGCTCTGAGCCCGTGGTGGCAGCCGCAACCAAACGCCTGTCCAGCAGCACCCCTTTCGGTGGTGCCGCAAGTCCCAAGACCTCCAGGGTCTTCCAGAACCATGTTCTGTTCCAGGCTGAGGAGGTGCAGATCGAATGCAATGGGTCTGATTTTCAGATTGCGCACAGAGAGGAGACTGCACAGCTGGTGTCCGAGACCACTGGGCCAGCACTGAACAGCACCACAGGGGCTCAGGTGTTGACTATGGAGATGGAAGGCGCTGTCCAGAACCTGTTGCCTCAACTACAGCCGGAGAAGCTCCAGGaagacgtggtggtggtggatgttgcAGCGGGTGAGCAGATAACTGTGATGGCTGCTGCTGATTCCTCAGACGCGACCGGTGTCCCGCCATGCCCAGATATTCTCCTCATGGGAGCATCGCCATCTGCTGGCAATGTGGAGTCGTCACCACCGGTGCCAGAGGGGTCTGCTAAAAAGGCCCCCACCCCAAGGGCAGCCACGCCAAGGGCAGCCACTCCGAATCCAGCAACACCAAATGCGACCGTTTTAAACGCCAGCTCGGCTGATCAAGCTGAAAACGTTGCACTTGATCACAGCACGTCCGTTGTGCTCAGCACAGATTCCAAGATGGTGTCTCAAGACAAGGCTGAAGTGGAACTTGAGGTGGTTGGCCAGCAGGGTCTCTTCAACAGTAAGGACCCACCGTGCAAGGTGTTGCACCTGCCCTTCGAGTTACAGTTTGGGGAAGTGCAGCACATGGAGACGTCTGTGTGGTCCGTGGAGTCGCTGATGCCTTACATCCCCAACAGGGAGTGGCTGATCCAGAACGGCCTGGCCACCCATGTGGAGGATCCAGCCGAGTCCCTGCCGCAGGACCAGGAGCCCATAGTGGCAACTGAAGCTGACCTGCACGACGCCATGATGTCCCTGCCGGGCCATGACGGGCCCTCTGGCAGTTGGCTAACTGACTTTGGGAATGTCTTCTACTACCGCAAGTTTCAGCCAAACGGGCAGCCGCAACCGCAGCACTGCAGCCATGCGAGGAAGCTGAAGGCTGGACTGCACATGTCCCAAAGCTCGGAGAGTCTTTCTTCAAGGCGTGCCGAGGAGAGTGGCAGACGCAAACCGAGAGCTGGAGTTCCTAGTGATCTATCTGACGGTGAGGGCCAGCCAACATCTCCTCGACGAGAGGGTCTGCTGTCCCCTTGTTCTCGCCACAGGCAGTGTGTCTGCGGTCGGTCACTGACTAAACGTGGCAGCGCCGCAACAAGCCCCACCCCGAGCATGAAGCGCCTAAggccccccaacagtcagccaaACGATCCATCCAGATCTCCAAGAGAAGGAGTCTGCAAGTGTGTTCCTATTGGTGGCAAGGGGAACAACCCGACCAAAGGATCTGGCTCCGATGTCCCTGGTCGCCTGAATGACGAGGACACGACGGACGGAGAGGCCTCCGAAAATAGTTTGGGGTCACTGACGGGAGTGAAGAGGTCCTCCGCACAGAAGCTCCTGCACGCTGGCCGGCACTCTGACAAGTGCCCAATGGCCCAGCGGTCCAAGCTGAGGGAGCAGAACTGTTCGTGTGACGTGCCCAGGTGCGGACACCTCTCCTGGGACCGAGGGAGCAGCATGCACAGCCAGCACAGCCAGCAGAGTGACCCCGGCTGGGAAAGAG GATTTCCATTTGGCCATCATTCTGAAGACAGGTTGCCAAGAAGATCTCTGATGTATGATTCTGTTCCTGTCAAGGGTCCAAATCATAAACCTCATTTACAATCACAAG GAAGTCACAGAAAAATTTCACGCTGTTGA